GACACCGGCCAACACGAACGAGCCGATGAGCGAAACCAACGCAACCAGCCCGTCAAGCCCATTCAACCCGTTCAGCCTGTCCAGTCCGTTGAGCGTCCCCGACGACCTGGACTTCAACAGCATCCTGAACGCGGGCAAGACAGGCAAAACCGGTAACGCCGGAAACGCCAACAACACCAACGCATCAGAGGGAGGCGCACGATGAACAAATACCTTCGTCAACTGTTCACGGCCGTGGTCGTCCTCTTCACCGTCTTGGGCCTTTCGAGCACCATCATCACGGCCATCCGCGCCAACGTGCTCAACGCCAACCCGCTCAACGAGCGCGGCCTCTACCACGAGGTGGGCGCCCCACGCGGTTCCATCCTCGCCTCCGACGGCACCGTGCTCGCCAAGTCCGAGCCCGTCAACGACCCCTTCGAATACCAGCGTTCCTACGCCGACGGCAGGCTCTACGCGCCCGTGACCGGCTACTTCTCGATTAGCCAGCGCGCCGATCGCGGCATCGAGGCCTCGCGCAACAAGCTGCTGACCGGCGAATCCAACGAGCTGGCCTGGCAGAAGTTCAAGTCGCTGTTCAACGGCAGCGAGAACAAGGGCGCCTCCATCGAGACCTCCATCGATCCGAAGCTGCAGGCGGTCACCTACGAGCAGCTGGCCAGCCATGACGCGGCGGCCGTGGCCATCGAGCCCAAGACCGGCCGCATCCTGGCCATGGTCTCCACGCCGAGCTACGACCCCTCGACCCTCGCCGGCCACGACACCAAGCAGGTCAACCAGACCTACTCCCAGCTCACCAGCGAGGATTCCAACCCGATGCTCAACCGCACCGTCTCGCAGCTCTACCCGCCCGGGTCCACGTTCAAGACCGTCGTGGCCGCCGCCGCGCTCGAGAGCGGCAACTACCAGCCCGACACGCAGATTCCCGCCGGCGCAAGCTATACGTTGCCCAACACGGCCACACAGCTGACCAACGTGGAGGGCAGCGCCAACGGCGTGGACGGCAAGATATCCTTCGAAGACGCGCTGGCCTATTCGTCCAACACCGCCTTCGCGCAACTGGGCGTCTCGCTGGGCGACAAGACTATCGACGAGCAAGCCAAGAAGTTCGGCTTCGGCTCGCCAGTGAACATCGACGGTTCCGAAAGCACGGGCAACCCCATGCAGGCGATGTCGTCGAAGTTCCCCACCGAGGCCACGCCCGACAAGCTCGCGCTGGCCTCCATCGGCCAGGGTGACACGCAGGAGACCCCGTTGCAGAACGCCATGATCGCCGCCGCCATCGCCAACAACGGCACGCTGATGAAGCCGACCCTGGTCGACCGCGTGCGTTCCAGCGACCTGACGGTGATCTCGAAGACCACGCCGAGCGTGATGAGCCAGGCGATGAGCAAGGATTCGGCGAGCAAGCTCAACCAGATGATGAAGGCCGTGGTCACCAAGGAGAACGCGAACCTGGCCATCAACGGCACGCAGGTGGCCGCCAAAACCGGCACCGCGCAGATCGGCATCAGCAACGCGAGCATCGACGGCTGGGTGATCGGCTACGCGCCCGCGGACGACCCGAAGATCGCCGTGGCGGTGGTGGTGCACCACACGGACGTGCTCGGCAGCTACGCCGCGGGTCCGATCATGAAAGCGATGATGGAGGAGGCACTGGGCAAATGAAGCTCGTTGAAGGCCAATTGATTCATAGCCGGTACCGGCTCGACCGTCGCCTCGCGCAGGGCGGCATGGGTGAGGTTTGGAAGGGCTACGACATCCAGCTCAACAAGGTCGTGGCCATCAAGGCGTTGCGCGGGGACGTGAAGGACGTCGAGGCGAAGCTGCGCCGTCTGCGTATGGAGGCCCACAATTCCGCCAATCTCGCGCACCCCAACATCGCCGCGCTCTTCGATTATTACGAGCATGACGGCATCGGATTCCTCATCATGGAGTACGTGCCGAGCGATTCGCTGGCCGACCTCTACCGCAAGAAGGGCGCGATGGACCCGCTCGAGCTGCTGCCAATCCTGGTGCAGGTGGCGCGTGGGCTCTACGTGGCGCATTCGCACGGGGTCATCCACCGCGATGTGAAACCGGCCAATATCATGGTCTCCGAGGACGGCGAGGTGAAGATCACCGATTTCGGCGTCTCCTATTCCACCAACCAGGCGCAAATCACGCAGGACGGCATGGTGGTCGGCACCGCGCAATATATCTCGCCGGAGCAGGCGCAGGGCAAGCAGGCCACGCCGCAGTCCGACATCTATTCGCTGGGCGTCGTGGCCTACGAGGGGCTTTGCGGCCATCGCCCGTTCACCGGCGCCACGCCCGTCGACATCGCCGCCGCGCACGTCAACGACGCGGTGCCGCCGCTGCCCGACACGGTGGATGTGCAGCTCAACCAGTTCGTCATGTCGATGCTCTCCAAGGATCCGCGCGACCGTCCGAAGGACGCGCTCGTGGTCTCCCGCACACTTTCACGCATCGAACGCCGGCTCATGGACCAGCAGGCCGCGTTGAACGACGCCACCATCGTCTCCCGCGACGGACGCATCGCTCGCCGTGTGGTCAGTGCGCCCTATACGCTCGACGGCGCGGTGGCGGGTGGCAGGGCCTCGTCGCTGGGTTCAGCGTTTCCTGAGGCTGAGAACCCACCGTCTGAGAACGCATCCTCTGAGAGCACTGGCAAGCGCAGGGTCGCGGCGAGCACCGGGAATTCGGAAAAGCCGGATGGTGCCGTGGCGGCTGAGGACTTTGGGAACGCGCAGGATGCGCGGGATGCGGCAAACGTCGTGAACGCCGAGGAGGTTAAAAACGCCGACGCCAAGCGGGACGTTGAAAATACGCCGGACGCTGAGGATGCTGAAAATGCGGAAGATGCCGAGGATACTCCAGCGGCCGCCGAAGAACAGGTTGGCAACGCCCCTCGCAGCGTGACAAGCGGAACCAGCAATGACAAGTCTGACGACGATATCACCAGCGAGCCAGATGACGACAGCAATGCCGAAAACGACGAAAAGCCCCGGAAAACCGAGGGGCCACGCACGGTCAGCTCATCCTCCGAGGCGAACAACGCCGATAAGGCCGACGGCAAGAATGCCTCACGCCTTCCACGGCACGATGTCAGCGAGCCTCCGGCACCCGCGCCGGTCTCGTCCGCTTTCGTCACGTCCGATGATGTCAGCAGCCAGGGCATTTTCGGCGATACCGATATTGATTTGGATGGCGACGAGGCAGACAGCAAAGCAGACGACGAGCAGGCCGACGCCGATATGGTGAAGCCAAAGCACGCGAGGCACGCGATTCCTGACGATTCACCGAATACCGACAATCACGACGCTCCCAAGCACAAGGCCCAGGACGCCGCTGAGACGTCGGACAATCCCGGAGAGCCGGACATGTCAAACGAGCCCGGTGACAGCGAATACACGCCGGCGGCGAAGGCCGCGATGCTCACGCTTTCTGAGACGCTGAAGGATATCAAGGATATCGACCTCTCGCCCACACCGGCGAGCGATGACGCGGCGACCCCGCCAGGCGCAGGTTCCAGCGACGACGCGACCGGCGTGGCCAGCGATACGTCCGATACGGCAGACAAGAAACCGTCCGACAAGCCGCCGACCGAGCCCGAGCGCATCAAGCCCGCAAACGGCGAACCCGCAAGCGCAGAGCCCGCGAGCATCGCACCCGAACTCAGCAAACCGTCCAGCAAACCCGAACCCGAACCCACGACCGGCGAGACCCCGGCCCGCAAGACTTCAGAAGAGAACCAGGAGGAGCAGCAATGAGCACCAATATGCCAGCGGCACTTGCAAACGGCCGCTATCAGCTTGGCCAGTTAATCGGCAGAGGCGGCATGGCGGAGGTGCATGTCGCGCAAGACACGCGTCTCGGCCGTGTGGTCGCCGTCAAGATCATGCGCTCCGACCTCGCCAACGACGAGATCTTCCTGCGCCGCTTCCGCCGCGAGGCCCACTCAGTCGCGCAGATGAACAACGTCAACATCGTCAACATCTACGATTCCGGCGAGGAGGTCATCACCAACGACGACGGCAGCACCGAGC
This Bifidobacterium sp. ESL0790 DNA region includes the following protein-coding sequences:
- a CDS encoding penicillin-binding transpeptidase domain-containing protein — encoded protein: MNKYLRQLFTAVVVLFTVLGLSSTIITAIRANVLNANPLNERGLYHEVGAPRGSILASDGTVLAKSEPVNDPFEYQRSYADGRLYAPVTGYFSISQRADRGIEASRNKLLTGESNELAWQKFKSLFNGSENKGASIETSIDPKLQAVTYEQLASHDAAAVAIEPKTGRILAMVSTPSYDPSTLAGHDTKQVNQTYSQLTSEDSNPMLNRTVSQLYPPGSTFKTVVAAAALESGNYQPDTQIPAGASYTLPNTATQLTNVEGSANGVDGKISFEDALAYSSNTAFAQLGVSLGDKTIDEQAKKFGFGSPVNIDGSESTGNPMQAMSSKFPTEATPDKLALASIGQGDTQETPLQNAMIAAAIANNGTLMKPTLVDRVRSSDLTVISKTTPSVMSQAMSKDSASKLNQMMKAVVTKENANLAINGTQVAAKTGTAQIGISNASIDGWVIGYAPADDPKIAVAVVVHHTDVLGSYAAGPIMKAMMEEALGK